TCCCTTGGGAAACGGTTTCACCCGGCGGTTTTCAATCAGCACCCCCTCGGGGTCATCATCGTATCGGAATTCAATTTCGAATCGTGCCTGCTCAAAACCAAGCAACGACAGTTCCTTCTGCACCGCGCCGGCAAGCCTATCTGCCGCTTTCTTGCGAATCGATGAAATCTCAACACTTTCTTTTTCATACTCCCGGCTATGCCGCGTAATCTCTTCGCTCAGATATTTCAGCCGCACCTCGACATCAAGCGTTGAATTCAGCCCCTCTTCAATGGCATTGCGTGCCGCCAGAATCGCCTCTTCCGAACCGCCATATTTTTTCTTCAATCCAAATAGAGTGTCGAGCCGTCGATTAATCTCTTCCAATCGTTCCGGGTTATCCGGTATCGAGGCATAATACCGCTCGATTTCCGACCGGAATTCTTCCAAATTCACCAGAGCCGTCTCGAGAAGTTCCTGCGCCGCTCGCAGTTTTTCGTCGGCTGAAATCATCTGCCCCAACTCGCGACGGCAGGAATTGAGCAGATGAATAGCGGAGGTTTCCTCCCGGTCAATCATTTCCAGAATCTTTTCTGACTTCTCGCCGAGCATAACCGAGGCGTCGAGAATCTTGCGCTCTGCCAGAAGTTCTTCCTCTTCACCGACTCTTATTGCCGCTTTATCGATTTCATCTCTCTGGTATTGCAAAAGTTCTCGCTCCGTCCGGTCGCGCTCCTGGCGGCGCTGCAATTCCTCGTATTCCCGGCGGTCGCTCTGCCACTTCTCGAACAGAAGCCGGAGATTTTCGACCCGCGGGGTGATTCCGGCAAAACGGTCGAGATATTGAAGATGATTTTGCTCGTCAAGCAATTGCTGGTGCGAATGCTGTCCGAAAAGGTCGGCGATATGAACGGTTATGCCCCGCAGTTGAGCCAGTGTGACCAGCTGCGAATCGAGAAACAGTCGCGTATTCCCTTTGGCTTGTATCTCCTTGCGGATAGAAATAGTCTCGCCTGAAACCAGTTCGGCTTCGTCTTGCGCCCCGCTTTTTTTGTCAAGACCGCGAATATCGAACGCACCTTCAATTATTGCCGTCTTTGCGCCCGAGCGGACATCCTCTTTCTCCGCCCGCTCTCCCAGTAACTGCGCGATAGCCCCGACTATTATAGATTTCCCGGCGCCGGTCTCGCCGGTTAGAACATTCATTCCGGCGCCGAATTCGACTTCCAATTTCTCTACCAGCGCGAAATTTTCGATATATATCCGTTTGAGCATTGCCTAATCCTGCCGCCGCTGAATCAGCGCCGCTATCTCCTTCATGATGCTCTTGGCGGTGGCGTTGTCGCCTGCTTCTTCCGCCAGCGCCAACTCTCCTTTGAGACGGTCAATCAGACGCTCCCGTTTGAAGGCGAGAAGTTTCTTGATATAGTCTCGAATCAGGGTGCCAATGTCGCCGGAGGGTATTTCCAGACTTACCATTGACGATATTTCAGCCGCGAGCTCTTTATCCTCCACCATATCAATGAGAATGGACTGGGATATAGTGCCATGAATCTTGTATATGGTCATTATCAAGGAAAAGATTTTCGCCAGCGCCTCCCCCTGGAAGTCTTCGGCTATCAGTTTCTCCCTCACAACATCAATATGCTCCGGATTGCTGATAACGAGCGCCAGAAGTTCCCGCTCAATATCCAGAATTTTCCGGGGTGGTTTTATCAGCGGCGCCGTTTTCTCCGTTTTTTCCCGGGGAAGTAACCTCTGAAAATTTTCCACCGCTATTCCCAGTTTCCGGGACGCCTCTTCAAGAAAGAGACTACGCCTCGTCATATCGCCGATTTTCCCGGCAAGGTCCGCCAGTTCTTTAATCAATTTTTCCTTCGCGATAATCCCCAGGTTGCCGGTCGGCATATCTTTTACCCGAAAATCGAGATACGGCATCCCGGCTTGTCTGAGCGATTCTATCCCGGCCGCTCCATCATCAATAGCCACCAAATCCGGGTCTTTTCCCGGCGGCGGAATCATAACCATAACCTCCATACCGGCATCATAGAGAGAATCGACCGAGCGCAACGCCGCCGCCTGCCCCGCGGAATCGGAATCAAAAAAAAGATATGCCGTATCCGCAAAACGCGCCAGAAGCCGCGCCTGTGGAGAAGTAAACGCCGTCCCGGATGACGCCACCACATTCTTTATCCCCGCTTGATAGAGTGATATGAAATCAAAATATCCCTCAACGATAATGACTTCGTTCCTTTCCCGGATTTCCTGACGGCTGAAATTCAGCCCGTAGAGGACATTGCTTTTGGAATAGAGAGGAGTCTCCGGCGAATTTATATATTTGGCGCTGTCCCCTTTCTTAAGCGCCCGCCCGCCAAAAGCAATTACCTTATCACTGAGATTGAAAATCGGTATCATCAGACGGTAGCGAAAGCGGTCGCGATATCGCTCGCCGCTTTCCGTCTTCTGTATCAATCCCGCTTTTTCCAGGTCGGTAGGGAAGAGGTCTTTTCGAATGGCATAGTTTAATAAGCCATCCCATTCCTCTCCGGCAATGCCGAGTTGAAATCTTTCGATGGAATCATCGCTCAAACGGCGTTTCCTCTTCAGATAATCCTGAATAATATCCCGGTATTTGCTCGAGCGCAACTGCCCGCGATAATAGTCCACCGCCACCTGATGCGCATAGTACAACTTTTCAATCTCTTCACGGGCAATGCCGCTCTCTCTCTTTTCCTCAAGACGAATACCGGCGCGCCGTGCCAGCAGACGCACGGCATCGAGAAAGGAGAGTTTCTCATGCTCCATCAGGAAGGTGAAAACATTCCCCCCTTTGCCGCACCCGAAACAGTGAAATATCTGCTTCTCCTGCGATACCGAAAAGGAAGGAGTTTTCTCCACATGAAACGGGCAGAGCGCCGTGAAATTCCGCCCTCTTTTCTTCAGGCGGAGATACTGGCCGATGACATCGACAATATCGTTTGCCTGACGCACCTGCTCGATAGAATTTTGTGATATTGTTCCGGGCATTATTTGAGCGTAACTACCGTTACTCCGGCGCCCCCCTCGTTCCAATCCCCGAGACGATACGACTCCACTGTAGGATGTTCTTTCAGAAACTGCGAGAGCGCTTTGCGCAAGGCGCCGGTCCCTTTGCCATGCACTACATATATCTGCTTCATCCCCGATATAATAGCCGAATCAAGAAATTTATCAAGCGCTTCCCGGGCTTCTTCGATGGTCATACCCCGCAAATGAAGTTCCGGTCCCGGAGCGGTCAAGTCGCGCATATTGACAGTGCTGCTTACCGCCGGCGTCTGGGTGTAATCAGTAATCTTCTTGAGGTCGCTCAGTTCCACCGTGCTCAGAAGATTGCCGATTCTTACCCGCGCTTTGTTGCCGGTAATTTCAATCAACTCCCCTTCAGCCCGAAGGGAATTGACCGTCACCCGGTCCCCCGGCGACAGTGTCTCTTCCGTCTTCTTCTGCGGGAAATGCTTCGCCTGCAAATGCCCCGCTTTGTCCGCCGCCGTTTTCAAGAATTTATGGGCCGCCTTAACTGCCTCCTGCGAGGCGTTGCTTTCCCGAATGCTCTTAACCAATCGCTCCACTTCCAGGCGCGTTTCGCCCAGGAGTTTCTGAAGTTCTTCCAGATGTTCCTTTTTGCTTTTCTCTATCTCCTGCTCCATCTGACTGAGACGGCGGCGATAAAACTCCTCCAGCTGTGCCGCACTTTTGAGCCTCTCTTCCAGTGAGACCTTGTCCTTCTTCAATGTCGCCAGTTCCTTCTCCAGCGATTCAATGAGTCCGGAAAGGGAGCGCTCCCCCTTGCCCAGTAGTTGCATCGCAGTGTCGGCAATATCGGACGGCAGCCCCAGCCTTCGGGCAATCTCCACCGCATAAGATGACCCCGGAATGCCGGTCAAGAGCCGAAAGGTCGGCTGCAAAGACTCCCGGTCAAATTCAAACGAGGCGTTTTCTATTTCGGGATGATGCATCGGAAGTGTCTTCAACTGTGAATAATGGGTGGTTACAATGACCAGCGTTCCCAGGCTGACCATCTTCAGTAAAATTCCCTCCGCCAGGGCGGCCCCTTCCTTGGGGTCGGTGCCGGCGCCGATTTCATCAAAGAGCGCCAGAGAATCCGGTCCCGAATGCCGCACCGCGTAAATTATCTGCCGGATATGCGAGGAAAAAGTGGAGAGAGATAATTCAATCGATTGCTCATCGCCAATATCGGCAAAAATATTCTTGAATAGCCCAATCTCCGATGGCTCATCGGCCGGTAAATGAAGTCCGGTCTGCGCCATTAAAACCAGCAGGCCAACCGTTTTCAAAAGCACCGTCTTGCCGCCGGTGTTGGGACCGGTAATGATTATAGCCTGACGGCCGTTGCCCAGCGAAAGGTCGCTGGGGATGATAGTATTCTTGTCGGTGGCGTAATAGAGAAGTAACGGATGCCGCGCATTTCTTAAACTGAAATGACTCTTGCCGCTGACAGTGGGGCGGTTACTATCGGTCTTGATGGCGAATAGCGACGCCGCATGTATGGCATCGAGATGCCCGATTATCTCGCAGTTCTGCAGCAACCGGTCGGCCGCCGCTCCAATCATGGCGGTTATATGACGAAGAATCCGGTCTATTTCCAGACGCTCATCCTGCAACAACAGCCCCAACTGGTTATTAAGTTCCACCGTCTCGGTCGGCTCGACATACAAGGTCGCCCCCGACTGCGAGCGGTCATGAATAATCCCGGAATCAGAGCGAAACTGCCCTGAAATCACCGGTATGACATACCGGCCATCGCGCTGAGTTACCATATCATCCTGCCAGCCGGGCGATTTGTGCCGGTCGGCAAGTATCCGCTCCAGACGGTTTATAATCTTGCGCCGCGACTCCCCAATCTCTATCCGGATTTTTTTTAACTCTGATGAGGCGCTGTCCAGAACGGAACCGTTATGGTCAATCGCCTTGACTATCTCTTTTCTGATTTCCGGGAAGGGATGAATCTTTTCCAGATACCCCGCAATTGCCGGGAATCTGTCTCGCTCATCCTTGGCATATCCGTTCAGCCCGCCGCCGACTTCAATCAGTTCCCTCACTTTGAGCATTTCGGCCGGCTCGATAAATATTCCCTCCGCTTTTGCCCTGGCGATAATCTCCCGAATATCCTCCAGCCGATAGAGGGGAAAAGCCTCGCCGAAGCGGATGATATCTTTCATCTGCGCTATCTCGGTCATCCTTGTCTGAATCAACTGCAAATCCTGCACCGGGGCGAATCGCGCAACCTCCGCCATCCCGTAAGATGTCAGACATTGCCCCTGAAGAAGCGCAATAATCTTCGGGTATTCCAGAACCTCGAGAGTATGTTCATCGAATCGTGTCATAAATCCCAAAAAATAACCACGCCGTCGGCGTGGTCAGTAATATAAAATTTTGCGACAGGTTTGAAAACTGATTATTCGCTACCGGCTGGGCTCTTCCGAGCCGAAAAAGCGGTCAATCTGGAATATCACCCGGTACACCTGCTCCCGGTTCTTGGCGATATCCTCCTTTTTGGAGCGGGACATCTTTTTCGATGGCTCCTGCAGGAGGGCATTTTCCACTTTCTTCATAAAGGTCGGATTCCTGGGATGCAGCCCGGTTGAACTCTCGTAAATCGCCGGAAGCGTCTTTGCCACCGTGCCCCCCAAGAATGAATCCTCAAAATCAAGGTAGAACTTCTCCGGCATCGGTATCAGAAAGACCAGAAAGGTCAGGAAACTGATTATAATCCATCCCCGCAGCGCCCCTACAAAAGCCCCGCCGAGTTGGTCCTTTTTACCCAGTTTTTGAAGATTGGCTATCTTGTAGAACAGTATCCCCAGAAGTTTGAAGACGGCGTAAACCAGCGCCAGAAGAATCACAAACGAGAGAAACGCCACCACCAGGGGTGACCCCCCTAATTTCTCGTAAAGCGTGGTGGCGATGACATCAATATAATTGACCGAGACAATGACCG
This sequence is a window from Candidatus Zixiibacteriota bacterium. Protein-coding genes within it:
- the recN gene encoding DNA repair protein RecN, which translates into the protein MLKRIYIENFALVEKLEVEFGAGMNVLTGETGAGKSIIVGAIAQLLGERAEKEDVRSGAKTAIIEGAFDIRGLDKKSGAQDEAELVSGETISIRKEIQAKGNTRLFLDSQLVTLAQLRGITVHIADLFGQHSHQQLLDEQNHLQYLDRFAGITPRVENLRLLFEKWQSDRREYEELQRRQERDRTERELLQYQRDEIDKAAIRVGEEEELLAERKILDASVMLGEKSEKILEMIDREETSAIHLLNSCRRELGQMISADEKLRAAQELLETALVNLEEFRSEIERYYASIPDNPERLEEINRRLDTLFGLKKKYGGSEEAILAARNAIEEGLNSTLDVEVRLKYLSEEITRHSREYEKESVEISSIRKKAADRLAGAVQKELSLLGFEQARFEIEFRYDDDPEGVLIENRRVKPFPKGLENGRFLIAANPGEPLKSLVKTASGGELSRIMLALLAANLPQKSGNRRLLVFDEVDSGIGGETARAVGRKLASLAEYYQLIVVTHLHQIASFAQTHYAVEKVEASGARRRTVSIKKLDRGEREKEIKRMLSLPEAIEEKKTSRAQIKRR
- the dnaG gene encoding DNA primase, whose amino-acid sequence is MPGTISQNSIEQVRQANDIVDVIGQYLRLKKRGRNFTALCPFHVEKTPSFSVSQEKQIFHCFGCGKGGNVFTFLMEHEKLSFLDAVRLLARRAGIRLEEKRESGIAREEIEKLYYAHQVAVDYYRGQLRSSKYRDIIQDYLKRKRRLSDDSIERFQLGIAGEEWDGLLNYAIRKDLFPTDLEKAGLIQKTESGERYRDRFRYRLMIPIFNLSDKVIAFGGRALKKGDSAKYINSPETPLYSKSNVLYGLNFSRQEIRERNEVIIVEGYFDFISLYQAGIKNVVASSGTAFTSPQARLLARFADTAYLFFDSDSAGQAAALRSVDSLYDAGMEVMVMIPPPGKDPDLVAIDDGAAGIESLRQAGMPYLDFRVKDMPTGNLGIIAKEKLIKELADLAGKIGDMTRRSLFLEEASRKLGIAVENFQRLLPREKTEKTAPLIKPPRKILDIERELLALVISNPEHIDVVREKLIAEDFQGEALAKIFSLIMTIYKIHGTISQSILIDMVEDKELAAEISSMVSLEIPSGDIGTLIRDYIKKLLAFKRERLIDRLKGELALAEEAGDNATAKSIMKEIAALIQRRQD
- a CDS encoding endonuclease MutS2, which codes for MTRFDEHTLEVLEYPKIIALLQGQCLTSYGMAEVARFAPVQDLQLIQTRMTEIAQMKDIIRFGEAFPLYRLEDIREIIARAKAEGIFIEPAEMLKVRELIEVGGGLNGYAKDERDRFPAIAGYLEKIHPFPEIRKEIVKAIDHNGSVLDSASSELKKIRIEIGESRRKIINRLERILADRHKSPGWQDDMVTQRDGRYVIPVISGQFRSDSGIIHDRSQSGATLYVEPTETVELNNQLGLLLQDERLEIDRILRHITAMIGAAADRLLQNCEIIGHLDAIHAASLFAIKTDSNRPTVSGKSHFSLRNARHPLLLYYATDKNTIIPSDLSLGNGRQAIIITGPNTGGKTVLLKTVGLLVLMAQTGLHLPADEPSEIGLFKNIFADIGDEQSIELSLSTFSSHIRQIIYAVRHSGPDSLALFDEIGAGTDPKEGAALAEGILLKMVSLGTLVIVTTHYSQLKTLPMHHPEIENASFEFDRESLQPTFRLLTGIPGSSYAVEIARRLGLPSDIADTAMQLLGKGERSLSGLIESLEKELATLKKDKVSLEERLKSAAQLEEFYRRRLSQMEQEIEKSKKEHLEELQKLLGETRLEVERLVKSIRESNASQEAVKAAHKFLKTAADKAGHLQAKHFPQKKTEETLSPGDRVTVNSLRAEGELIEITGNKARVRIGNLLSTVELSDLKKITDYTQTPAVSSTVNMRDLTAPGPELHLRGMTIEEAREALDKFLDSAIISGMKQIYVVHGKGTGALRKALSQFLKEHPTVESYRLGDWNEGGAGVTVVTLK
- a CDS encoding CvpA family protein, translated to MNWVDIVLLILLVAAIIIGSKKGIVRELMALAALTATVIVSVNYIDVIATTLYEKLGGSPLVVAFLSFVILLALVYAVFKLLGILFYKIANLQKLGKKDQLGGAFVGALRGWIIISFLTFLVFLIPMPEKFYLDFEDSFLGGTVAKTLPAIYESSTGLHPRNPTFMKKVENALLQEPSKKMSRSKKEDIAKNREQVYRVIFQIDRFFGSEEPSR